The window ACCGTCGGCGACTCGGCGCCCTTCTCGGCGAAGATCGAGAAGCCGTTCTTCGCGGCCCAGTCGGCGACCGTGCTGCGCATCGCCTCGTGGCGGGCCCAGCGGTTCTCGATTCCCTCGGCGAGGATGTGGTCGAGCTGCAAGTCGAGCGCGTAGAGGAGCGACAGGCACGGCGTCGTCGGCGTCTGCTTCTTCTGGGCGAAGGCGTCGATGTCGACGAGGTCGAGGTAGAGCCCTCGGAACTTCTTCTTCTTCGCGGCGGCGAGCGTGCGCTCGGACATCGCGAAGAGCGCGAGGCCCGGCGGGAGCGCGAACGCCTTCTGGGAGCCCGTGAGGACGACGTCGAGGCCCCAGGCGTCCGTCTCGACCTTCGTGCCGGCGACCGAGGTCACGCAGTCGGCGAAGACGAGGGCGTCGGAGTTCTCGCGGACGACCTTCGCGATCGCCGGGAGGTCGTTCAGGACACCCGTGGACGTCTCGCTGTGGACGACCGTCACGGCGGCGTACTTCTTCGCCGCGAGCTTCGCCTTCACGTCGTCGGGCGAGATCGGCTTGCCCCACTCGGCCTTGAGCGTGTCGGTCTCCAGTCCGAGGCGCTGGGACATCTCGCCCCACTTCTCGGAGAAGGCGCCGTTGCCGAGGGAGAGGACCGGGCCCTCGACGCAGGACACGAGGGCGGCCTCCCACACGCCCGTCGCCGAGGCGGCGAGGGTGTGGGCGCGGCCGGGAGCCGTCCGGAAGACCTTCGGGAGCTTGTCGAGGATGCGCCCGTAGAGGTCCATGAAGGCCTGGGAGCGGTGGGAGAGCATGGGGCCGGTGAGCGCCTGCAGCACCTGCGGCCGGACCCACACGGGGCCCGGGTTGAAGAAGCGCACCTGGCCAGCGGAGCCGGTGGTCGAATCGAAGTTGCTCATGGCGGGATTCTACGAAAGCAGAAGGGCAGGAAGTTCGTTGAGATCCCTTATCAGGAGATCGGGCGAAACGGCCCGCAATTCCGCCTCCGTGGCGCTCCCGGTGGGGACCACGACGACAGGGATCTCCGCCGCCCGGGCCGTGGCCACGTCGACCGGCATGTCCCCTACGTAAACGCTCTCGCTCCCCTTCGCGCCCATCGTCGAGAGCGCCATGAAGACCATGTGGGGGGCCGGCTTCGGGGGGAATCCGTCGTCCGGGCCGCCGACGAACGCGAAGCGCGACAGGATGCCGAGCTGCTCCAGAATCTCGCGCGAAAACCGCGCGGGCTTGTTCGACGCGATCGCGATCGGGATGCCCGCCTCGACGAGCCGCCGCGTGACGGCGTCCGCCCCGGGGAGAAGCGTCGAGCTCTCCGGGCCAACCCGCTCGTAGCGGTCGCGGAAGATCTTCACCCCGGCTGCGACGTTCTCCGCGCCGACCGCACGCGCGATGAGGACCTCCAGCCCGTGGCCGACCATGCGGCGCGTCTCGTCGGGCGTCACGGGGGCCTTGCCGAACGCCGCGAGGACGAGGGAGAGGCACTCGTGGATCGCGGCGTACGAGTCGAGCAGCGTGCCGTCGAGGTCGAAGACGACCGCGCGCGGAGGCGCCGGAATGGGCGCCATCAATCCACGAGGAGGACGATCTTGCCGACGTTCTCGTTCGCCGCCATCCGGCGGTGCGCCTCGGCGGCGTTCCGGAGGGGGTACGCGCAATCGATGACGGGCGCGAGGCTCCCGTCGGCGAAGGCGGGCAGGACGTCGCGGACGAACGCCGCGGTCAGCGCGGCCTTCTCCTCGAGCGGCCGCGCGCGGAGCGTGGACCCGATGATCCGGAGGCGCTTGGACAGCACGGCGCGCAGGTCGATCTCGGCGCCCGGGCCGGCCATGCTCGCGATGAGGACGATGCGGCCGCCGCGGCGCAGCGAGCGGATGTTCGGCGAGAAGAGCGGCCCACCCACCGAGTCGAGGACGAGGTCCACGGACTCCTTCCCGAACTTCGCTTCGATCCTGCTGAGAAACTCCTGGCGAGACGTGTCGACGACGAGATCCGCGCCGAGCGCCGAGAGGGCCTCGCACTTCTTCTCCGAGCGCGCGGTCGCCACGACGGAGCAGCCGGCACGCTTGGCGAGCTGGATCGCGGCCGTCCCGACGCCGGAGGCGGCGGCATGGACGAGCAGCCGCTCGCCGGCCCTGAGCCCGCCCTCGTGGAAGAGGTTCAGGTACGCCGTGAACCACGCCTCGGGAATCGCCGCGGCCTCGGCGAGCGAGAGGCGCGCCGGCACGGGCATGAGCATCGCGCGGGGAACGGCGACCCTCTCGGCGTAACCGCCGCCGGAGAGGAGGAAGAACACCTTTTCTCCCGTGCCCTCGACTTCCCCCGCGGCCTCGAGGCCGAGGATCTCCGGCGCGCCTGGGGGCGGCGGGTACTTCCCCTCGGCCTGCAGGAGGTCGGCGCGGTTCACGGCCGTCGCGCGGACGCGGACGACGACCTCCCCCGGCCCCGGGACGGGATCTGGAGCGTCGCCATAGACGAGTGCGTCGGGACCGCCGGGCTTTGGGACGAGGATGGCTTTCATGGGTTGAACACCTGGGATTCTCTTAGAAAGAGGAGAAGAGAAGAGGGGATTTCTGAGAATGTGAATCGGGGGATCGAAGAGGAGTGCTGCGTCGGGTGGTCGGTGACGACGGCGAGGACGTTGGGGTCGGCTTCGCACAGCGGGGCGCGGCCGGTCGCGGCCCGGCAGACCTCGATCTTCGGGTACGCCTCGCTCCGGAACCCTCGACGATCACGACGTCGCAAGAACCCAGCCCATATTCACCTTCTAAGAAATCCGAAAGCGCCGGTCGTTCGGGCGCCTGCCGGTGGACCGCACTCCTGCCTCCAGCCACCAGCGCGGCCGGGTTCGCGCCCGCCGCCTTGTGGCGCTGCGAGTCCTTTCCCTCGACATCCGTCTCGTACTCGTGGTCCGTGTGCTTGAGCGAGCCGACCCTCAGGCCCTGCTTCACGAGCGACTCGATGATCTGAACGGCCACCGTCGTCTTGCCCGATTCGTGCGCGCCGGTGACGAGGAGGACTCTCGGAGAATTTCTTCGAGTGGAATAG is drawn from Acidobacteriota bacterium and contains these coding sequences:
- a CDS encoding NAD(P)H-quinone oxidoreductase, translated to MKAILVPKPGGPDALVYGDAPDPVPGPGEVVVRVRATAVNRADLLQAEGKYPPPPGAPEILGLEAAGEVEGTGEKVFFLLSGGGYAERVAVPRAMLMPVPARLSLAEAAAIPEAWFTAYLNLFHEGGLRAGERLLVHAAASGVGTAAIQLAKRAGCSVVATARSEKKCEALSALGADLVVDTSRQEFLSRIEAKFGKESVDLVLDSVGGPLFSPNIRSLRRGGRIVLIASMAGPGAEIDLRAVLSKRLRIIGSTLRARPLEEKAALTAAFVRDVLPAFADGSLAPVIDCAYPLRNAAEAHRRMAANENVGKIVLLVD
- a CDS encoding alanine--glyoxylate aminotransferase family protein encodes the protein MSNFDSTTGSAGQVRFFNPGPVWVRPQVLQALTGPMLSHRSQAFMDLYGRILDKLPKVFRTAPGRAHTLAASATGVWEAALVSCVEGPVLSLGNGAFSEKWGEMSQRLGLETDTLKAEWGKPISPDDVKAKLAAKKYAAVTVVHSETSTGVLNDLPAIAKVVRENSDALVFADCVTSVAGTKVETDAWGLDVVLTGSQKAFALPPGLALFAMSERTLAAAKKKKFRGLYLDLVDIDAFAQKKQTPTTPCLSLLYALDLQLDHILAEGIENRWARHEAMRSTVADWAAKNGFSIFAEKGAESPTVTSMAPPAGVNAEELNKALKAAKWTTGSGYGKLKATNVRIGHMGDVDVLSVQNYLKAHEEVVAALRAKAPVPA
- a CDS encoding HAD-IA family hydrolase, coding for MAPIPAPPRAVVFDLDGTLLDSYAAIHECLSLVLAAFGKAPVTPDETRRMVGHGLEVLIARAVGAENVAAGVKIFRDRYERVGPESSTLLPGADAVTRRLVEAGIPIAIASNKPARFSREILEQLGILSRFAFVGGPDDGFPPKPAPHMVFMALSTMGAKGSESVYVGDMPVDVATARAAEIPVVVVPTGSATEAELRAVSPDLLIRDLNELPALLLS